In Populus nigra chromosome 1, ddPopNigr1.1, whole genome shotgun sequence, one genomic interval encodes:
- the LOC133698652 gene encoding chaperone protein dnaJ 20, chloroplastic-like, with the protein MRCYGLMIPGSETARFYLSPLKPESSPILRFKPVTRIPMGSFKTKTTINAKITTELGQMTLYELLGIPESGTFPEIKQAYKQLARKYHPDVSPPGRVEEYTRRFIRVQEAYETLSDPRTKEIYDRDMARGLHLAFSARRRYPYQNDEEMEGRSEWKNCWQSQLSELKRRGTNKDAGGSSMSWAARMRRRREGLSEEL; encoded by the exons ATGCGTTGCTATGGATTAATGATCCCAGGAAGCGAAACCGCTCGCTTCTATCTATCACCATTGAAGCCTGAGTCgagcccaattctacggtttAAACCCGTTACAAGAATCCCAATGGGGtcattcaaaaccaaaaccacaaTCAATGCAAAAATCACCACAGAATTGGGTCAGATGACCTTGTATGAGTTACTGGGCATACCCGAATCCGGGACATTTCCTGAGATAAAACAAGCGTACAAGCAATTGGCAAGAAAGTACCATCCAGATGTTTCACCTCCGGGTCGGGTCGAAGAGTATACCCGGAGGTTTATTCGGGTTCAAGAGGCTTATGAGACGTTATCGGATCCAAGAACGAAAGAGATTTATGATCGTGATATGGCTAGAGGTCTTCATTTAGCTTTCTCTGCTAGGAGACGTTATCCATATCAAAATGATGAg GAAATGGAAGGGAGAAGTGAATGGAAGAATTGCTGGCAGTCTCAGCTATCAGAGCTGAAGAGAAGAGGCACGAACAAGGATGCTGGTGGCAGCAGCATGTCATGGGCAGCTCGAATGAGGAGACGCAGGGAAGGATTATCTGAGGAACTTTAG
- the LOC133683380 gene encoding protein ECERIFERUM 26-like, with protein MVSCKEDQNLVYDIKLSSAGPGRITGSDVIHEPNGMDLAMKLPYLKGVYFFNSQACQGLTIMQIKGSMFYWLNDYYTVCGRFKRTEAGRPYMKCNDCGVRIVEARCSKTVDEWLETRDCSLDNLLIYHSPIGPELFFSPSLYMQVTKFKCGGMSMGISWAHIIGDVYSASECLNSWGQFLAGLKSYGPFKLTKSPTGLEDSKSPSVGTQEPVSLKQVDPVGDLWVTANNCKMETFSFHLSASQVSQLHSRIWGPSGIAKIPFFESLCAIMWQCIAKAKDGLEPKVVTLCKKDPNNPKGGILSNSQIISSVKADSSVVDADLKELATLLVDQATEENSQIEEVVEKDNGVFDYVVYGANLTFVDLEETNFYGLEWNGHKPEAVHYSIQGVGDEGAVMVLPWPKDSGTDGNIGRIVVVTLPENEVVKLRFELRKNGLMLEDDIDS; from the exons ATGGTTTCTTGCAAGGAGGATCAAAATTTGGTCTATGACATTAAACTATCATCTGCTGGACCGGGTCGTATTACTGGTTCGGACGTGATTCACGAGCCCAATGGCATGGACTTGGCCATGAAGCTTCCCTATCTAAAAGGTGTCTACTTTTTTAACAGCCAAGCATGCCAAGGATTGACCATCATGCAAATTAAGGGAAGCATGTTTTACTGGCTTAACGACTACTATACAGTTTGTGGCCGCTTCAAGCGAACGGAGGCTGGACGGCCATACATGAAATGTAATGACTGTGGTGTGAGGATTGTAGAGGCTCGGTGCAGCAAGACTGTCGATGAATGGCTAGAAACAAGGGATTGCTCTCTTGACAATCTTCTTATTTACCATTCACCTATTGGTCctgaattatttttctctccttcGCTTTACATGCAg GTAACCAAGTTCAAATGTGGAGGAATGTCCATGGGCATAAGCTGGGCCCATATAATTGGAGATGTGTATTCAGCTTCAGAGTGCCTCAACTCCTGGGGCCAATTCCTGGCTGGTCTTAAGTCGTATGGGCCTTTCAAACTCACAAAATCACCCACTGGGCTTGAAGATTCCAAGAGCCCATCTGTGGGTACCCAGGAACCCGTTTCTCTGAAACAGGTCGACCCGGTTGGTGACCTTTGGGTAACTGCCAATAACTGCAAAATGGAAACTTTTTCATTCCATTTATCTGCTTCACAAGTATCTCAATTACACTCAAGAATTTGGGGTCCGAGTGGAATTGCCAAGATCCCATTTTTTGAGTCGCTGTGTGCTATAATGTGGCAATGCATAGCCAAAGCTAAAGATGGGCTTGAGCCTAAAGTTGTCACCCTCTGCAAGAAAGATCCCAACAACCCTAAAGGTGGGATTTTGAGCAACAGTCAAATTATAAGTTCAGTCAAGGCAGATTCCTCAGTTGTGGACGCAGATTTGAAAGAACTGGCCACGTTGCTGGTTGATCAAGCCACAGAGGAGAATAGCCAAATTGAAGAGGTGGTGGAAAAGGATAATGGAGTATTTGATTACGTTGTGTACGGTGCAAATTTGACATTTGTGGACTTAGAAGAGACTAATTTTTATGGACTGGAATGGAATGGACATAAACCAGAAGCTGTGCACTATAGCATCCAAGGTGTTGGAGATGAAGGAGCTGTTATGGTACTTCCATGGCCTAAAGATTCAGGCACGGATGGCAACATTGGAAGGATCGTGGTGGTAACTCTGCCTGAAAATGAGGTGGTGAAGCTCAGATTTGAGCTGCGAAAAAATGGTCTGATGCTTGAAGATGACATCGATTCCTGA